One window of the Desulfolucanica intricata genome contains the following:
- a CDS encoding N-acetyltransferase, whose product MILRKAKISDVEAIHSLVNFYAGQRLMLGRPRSMIYENLREFTVAEQNGEIVGVGALHITWEDLAEVRALAVATPYTRQGIGRELVNVFLDEARELGIPKVFSLTYQPGFFAKCGFKEISKDLLPQKVWKECVNCPEFPNCDEQAVLIELTNGK is encoded by the coding sequence GTGATATTACGTAAAGCAAAAATATCGGATGTTGAGGCAATTCACAGCCTGGTTAATTTCTATGCCGGACAGCGCTTAATGTTAGGCCGGCCCCGGTCTATGATTTATGAAAACTTAAGAGAATTTACCGTGGCTGAGCAAAATGGTGAGATTGTTGGTGTCGGTGCCCTGCATATAACTTGGGAAGATCTGGCTGAGGTTCGGGCACTTGCCGTGGCTACCCCGTACACCAGACAGGGGATCGGTCGTGAATTAGTTAATGTCTTTTTAGATGAAGCCAGGGAGTTAGGTATTCCTAAAGTATTTTCCTTGACTTACCAGCCGGGTTTTTTTGCGAAGTGCGGTTTTAAAGAAATTTCAAAAGATCTGCTGCCGCAAAAAGTGTGGAAAGAATGTGTTAATTGTCCTGAGTTTCCCAATTGTGATGAGCAGGCTGTTCTAATCGAATTAACAAACGGAAAATAA
- the purQ gene encoding phosphoribosylformylglycinamidine synthase I yields the protein MKPQVCILRTDGTNCDQETLYAFEIAGAECELVHVNQLRKKEKKLSDYQILVLPGGFSYGDDIHSGKVLAVELTSFLKEQMQRFIADDKLILGICNGFQVLVRTGLLPFKKPGNIEATLMKNDSGRFECRWVNLRVERTPCVFTRNMEGSVINLQAAHGEGKFYTNEQALKKIEMNNQVVFRYAQETGLVTREYPANPNGSLNSIAGICDDSGRILGLMPHPERFVKLTQHPNWRRLVSTEPDGLGIFRNAVQYYK from the coding sequence ATGAAACCACAAGTTTGTATTTTGAGAACGGATGGAACAAATTGTGATCAAGAAACACTTTATGCTTTTGAAATTGCCGGAGCAGAATGCGAGTTGGTGCATGTTAACCAACTAAGAAAAAAAGAAAAGAAGCTTTCTGATTACCAAATTTTAGTACTTCCCGGGGGGTTCTCATATGGTGATGATATTCATTCCGGGAAAGTTCTTGCTGTGGAATTGACATCTTTTTTAAAAGAACAAATGCAGCGTTTTATAGCTGATGATAAACTGATTCTTGGCATATGCAATGGTTTTCAGGTACTTGTTCGTACAGGACTTTTACCATTTAAAAAACCGGGAAATATTGAGGCAACCTTGATGAAAAATGACAGTGGTCGTTTTGAGTGCCGGTGGGTTAACTTAAGGGTTGAGAGGACACCATGTGTATTTACCAGAAATATGGAAGGATCCGTTATTAATTTACAAGCAGCACATGGTGAGGGGAAGTTTTATACTAATGAGCAAGCCCTGAAAAAAATAGAAATGAATAACCAGGTTGTATTTCGCTATGCTCAGGAAACCGGTTTGGTAACCCGGGAATACCCGGCAAATCCTAATGGCTCACTGAATTCTATCGCCGGTATTTGTGATGATAGCGGAAGGATATTGGGTTTAATGCCCCACCCGGAACGTTTTGTTAAATTAACTCAACATCCTAACTGGCGCCGGTTGGTTTCGACTGAACCGGATGGATTGGGAATTTTTCGTAATGCCGTACAGTATTATAAATAG